CTTTCCAAAACCAGCTTGTAATTCTTGTTTACAACAGCTGCTACATGGAGTGCCACCAGACACAATCCTAAACATGGGACACCAGGATTCTGCTCATGTGATGTAGATATATGCTTGTTCATCTGAGGGAGGCAGCTGCTGTATGAACTCCAGCAAGTTAGATGTTCTGCAtattccctccctcccccactAGGGAAGATCCCTGCTGGATCTCAAATTCAGCTTGAGCCTTTAGTGTGCCCTTGGAGTGATCAAGCCCAACTGGCACAGTGACTTGCACCAGTAACATCATGGCCAGCAGGCCAAGGGGAGCCCTCTGAGCTCAGTCTGAGATACAAACTGGGGGGAGTTcaacagagacacagagatgGCTGTAGGGCTGGGTGGAGCTCTCCACACCCAAGGACATGTTTCTCATAACAAAAGAGACTTCCCTTATGACAAATACAGAAATGAGAGATACCTAATCTCTAAAAGGGGCTTTTCAATATCTCtaggagcagggctgctctctgaAGGGATTCACATCTAAAACAGAGCCAAACTGAACTCTGACTGTATCAGCTCACCTGCAGTGCAGCCTTCTGCTGTGCTGCAATGTGCTGTTGCTCAGCATGATCACGGAAATCCTTATTCAGAGGTGATCTTGTAAGTGCAATGCtgcaagaaagaacaagatgGTATGACACAGACCACAGCCAAAACTTGTGTTCTTGCCATTCTAGCCACGGATATTATGACTTCCTGAGTTCTCATTTCACTCATGGCTTGACAATTGTCAGTTACTGTTTGGAATTACTATCTGTAAatctaagaggaaaaaataaaaaaatggtaGATGGAGCGAGCACAGGTGTATAATTTGAGCCATCATAAACAATTCCTGCCAAACTAAACCTGAAGCCTATTGTGGATTTTGCCCATGGGTTGAGTCCCACTGAAGTCAATGAAAGCACTGGGTGCAGTGTTAAACAATGCAAGGAATTTCTAAAGCAGTTTTGTGCTTTCACCACTACTCAGTCACTGAGTGACTGTTCTAAACAACTGTGATAAACAGAAGCACTTACAAGAACTCTGCAGACTTCAGTACAAGAACAGGTCTTTGGTGGGAAGGAAGCAGTTCACTGCCTATGATAAAGGAGCTTCCTATTAATGTTAATTGAAATAATGATTCCTTGGTAAGAGGTTGGAGTACCTAAAACTGATTTAGCATATCTATCTCACTGCAGCATAaggtttcaaattaaaatttaccgatttttttcttttagtttaagTCTTTTCTACCTTAGGACTTGTCTGCCTTCTTAACCCAAAAATAAGACATAAAAAGCACTCCTGACTCTATATAGAACATTAACGTGGAAATCAGGTGAGGGTTGCCATTAGAGCTGTATCACAAGACAATTCTCACTACCTCTGAGACTGtcactggaggctgctgctgaaaacCCTGCTCTTACCAATCACAGAGACAGAAGTACAAATGACAAGGATTCAAATCAAACTCATCAGCTGAATTTTACCAGCTGTTTCAATGTCAACAGCTGATTTAGTAAATCAGTTTTTGAGAAGCAGCCATGTTCATGAAAAGATCTGCAGCCAAATCTATGCCTAAATGCATAACAAAAGCTaaacaattcagaaaaaaattgcttatgGCAAATATTAAGGTAAGTTTCACTGCTGGAGAAGAATACTACTCAGTTTATTTAAAACGATATTTTCAGTGATATTGGAGGCATTTAGTTTGTAATTTGTAATCTGTACCCTCTAACTTTTCAATAAGATTTTTGTAGATAAGCTTAAGACTCCACCATAAGCTGACATTTTTCAAGAGATgtcttctgttcttttttatGAAGTGAAAATCTTCAGGATTTTCACCTGCCAAGTACAGAAATCAATTAACTCATTCACCCTTACACTATCCCTGCCACTGTTGTGCTTTAGGTACATCAAGTGCTTTTGGTCAAGTTTGCACCATTTTTATGGTCTCAATTTTGACAACTCTGTGGTCCAAGACCTTTGGTACAACATCAAAAAACTGGCAGCTTCTCAAAAATCACACATCAGCCCACCACGCCAAAGTAGAGTGTGTGACTGCTACATTTTATGTTCCACCCATGTCCACCTTCAAAACTAGAAAATTCTAATTCAGCTCACTAGAATACAGTGTtgtattttcttaaagaaaaaaagagagcaaacAAGCACTCCCTGAAGCTCTGTCAGACTTATAATAAAGCACAGAAACACTGTTGCCAGGAGCTGTACATAACAGTATGGtattctgattttctttccaACAATTTTGCTCAAATAATAACTACATAAAGTTCCTGACTGTAACTTCTTACCTCACTCAGAAGTCTACATCAGGCAAGTATTCTGCATGTTTTTTGACATTATGAAGGAAAAAGTGCCATGGGATGTCTTAGAAGAAAAGACATGGCAGCACTCAGACTCTAGTCAGAGTATTTGACTCTTGTACAGGTCTTTTGGGTTACACTGTGTCTAGAATGTGACACTGCACTCACTTCACCATAACCCGGAAGTTCAAGGATGTCAATTTCTCCACATAAATTGTTGTGTGATTTTCTGGTTACTGATTTAtgacaaaaatctgattttcttgTCTTGTATGTGAGAAATCCCAGTACCAGCCCTCAACTCAGATTAGACTATTACACTTTATGGTGTAGAATCGTACCTAAAACACAGCATCTTTTACAGGATTATCTTATAACATACACTGGCTTTGTCTTGCACATAGGGAGTTTCAAGAATAAGTCACTCCAGCTGTAATTGCTCTTCTCTAAGCACACAAAATCCTGAACTTAATGGTCTGCTACTTCCATTTCCCAGAGCATTTCAGCTTAATAATGAAAGTTTTCTCAGTGTCTGCttcctgatttttctttatGGTAGATTTTAACACATTTGAGTAAGCATATCTGATTATCTCATTCTCAAATGGAAATTATATAAGCCAAAATTCACGCTATGTAAACCACTTTAAATACTAATATGTTCCTAAAGAGCAATGTCCCCTTGCCTTGTTATTACAGATGGTCAGAATACACTTCTGTTAAGTATTTATATAAGTTTACAGCTCACTagctgtttggctttttttccttgatgTAATCAGTGATGTCCCAACAGGTCTAAGAACATAAAATACCTGGCTCCAGGGTGATTTGTGGAAGACTGGTTTTGCATAAGTAACTTTCTCTTCTCCTTGTCTAGTTCTGCCAGGATTGCAACCCTATTTTTATTCTGGAAACCTGGTGAgaatgacagaaaaatattagaGATATTTATTTGACTTCTGTGGCCCAACTCTAACCCTGTGGAATTAGAAATTCCTGTAGAAAATTACTCTAAGATTATACACTGACCTTCATTTGAAAATACTATTATTAAATAGGCTTCATTTGTCAGCATGCAATAGCTTCCATAAGCTATCATGCAAAACAGAAGCTTTAACTCAGAAGCTTTAAAACAGAGGCTTTTAACTCAAGATAGAGCCTATCACTTCCCAAGCCAGATCTGGAGCTATAATCAAGGTTTAAAATCAAATAGCTGCCTTCCGAAAAGAAGTAAACTTACCAGgttctaaatttaaaaagtagtcTCCGAATGTTCAACTGAACAATAACAAAAGAGCAATACATGCATGGGGCTTAATTTCTCATGTCAGTGAACTCAAACTGTAACACaagcattttatatatatataacagcTAAGAATGAGCAAATCACTAAGATTGCACATGTGTTTATACAAACATGTTTCATTCAATCTATGAAGAAAAGTTTAAATATAATGTGTCCTATACTACTACTCTTATTCTGAGTATGGTCAAATGCTGGAATAGAGAAGCAAATTTAAACTATTAAACTGTCTGTTTAAGAATATAAGAATGTGGCCTCCATTTGCTTTCATCATTCTTCCAAAGTGACTCTGAATACGACAGAAGGGGTCAGGAAGTAGGGTGACTTGAAAGAATTTCAAAAATGCCCAAAATAGCTGCCATCTATGTTTTTTTCAAAGTTGCCTTCTAAATGCAAACATGGCAAACTCCTGTACCTACACAGGACTCATATAATAAAGGATCTCACTGCAGCTCTTCAACAAACCAGATGCACAAGCCCCTGCTGTTGCCCAGTATACCCAAACAGCACAGCTAAGGAGAACAGCTCCACAGCTGACTCTTAGTCACCTCTATGCCACTGAGGACACTCTTCATATCAGAAACACACACTTCTTGAATCTCTTATTTGCTGCTGTTCTACAAATAAGAAGCTATGAcaacatgattttaaaaaaacagtaagTAAAAGTCAAGCTCTCCTTTATTTCCTCCACACAAAAAGTCCAAGATTTCCCCTGGAAATTGCTGCATGCCATGCCCTGCCCTGCAAACTGTCTTAGCGACAGCATTAAAACACCGTAGCCCACAAACTGTGAGGAAGGCCACATATGGTAACTCTTAAGGAGAGTATTAGCATGTCAAGGTAAAATGATTTATTTTCAGTAGCTGCATTCAAAGTTCATCCTCTTTGACAGACCTTGTGCTGATGCTCAGTTACATAGTCCAGTCTCCCTTTTATCTGCATGGCTTAATGAAGGAGACAATCACCAGAGAAACCTTAAACTCTAAATAACAATATGCATCTGTACTGCCTTGCTATCAAACTCTCAACCTTTTTCTTCTACTATACCTAATACAAACACATACCCATAAACTTCAGTGTCTCAAAAGTTCTCAAAAGGAACACAGCCTTTTGTTTATATTGTACTATGGTTTTATGTAAGATCATCCACAATAATTTTGACATTTGTTAATAAGATATTAATTACAATTAATTAACATTTGTTAATTAAGATTTTCATTACATTTAATTTAACTAATTTCTCCTTCCTATGTGGCATTAGCTCCACTTAAACTCTGTTTGGTAAGAGTACTGATTCAGGCCTTGGATATTTCTCTGCTCTTCGGGTATTGTACActatctcttatttttttttctaagaccTTGCGCTTGCAATGAATCTGAAACCTTGAAACAGAGCTGACACACAAAGGCTGACAAATCTTGCCAACAACCTAGGATTTAATATCTCTGAGCTGCAACCAGCCCAGACTTTACTTTCTTGTAAATTCTGGAGACAATGCATGGATAGGATGACCAAATCACCTCTTAGAGGGCCTGACCTAAAACAAGCATATGTTTGTGTGCTAATTCTACACAATTTTAATCCAAAAACCTCACATCTATACTTGACCTATTACTCAGCACCCTTCTGATACTGATTGCTTATCCTGAACTGCATAAATTTAAATGCATGCTTGGAATTCACAAGATATGATgcttaagaaaagaaaaaggggacCACTTTTTATCTAAGTTTGTgatctaaaaaaataaatattaaatatgctTAAATTTATCATGAAGCAGATGGTATGATTCAGAAAAGCCTGAGacattttaaatgctgtttttaaACTGTGATCACAAACAGTAGAAGACTGTCTTCTATTTTGAGTCTTGTTACAGTATCTTGTGGAAGAAACTCTAGAGGTATTCAGAAGAAACCCAAGTATCTTTTCTTTCCATATACCTCTACAGAGAGCTTTGTTGTGTGTTTTTTGACtgttgcttgggtttttttgtaaagcAGTATTTTGCATTAGAGCTCAGACAGTGGCCATCAGCAACCTGCTGTGCTGAGAAAGTAATTTGTCTAAGAGAATTTGTTATTGGTAAGGAGATAAAAGCCTAAAAGCCTATTTAAGAATGTGGAGGAGTATATATTCAACATATATATGTCAATACTTCACATCTGAGCAACGTGATCTTCCTGCAGGTAAACTTCTTCAACATGCAAAGTAAAGGCTGTTCATTTAAAGGTTAACAATGGAGTGTGCAAAACAGGAGAAATCAATTTTACAGAGAAATTCTGGCATCCTTAGAAAGTAATTAAGCATATCTGGCAATAAATAAACAAGAGTTTAATTCAGATTGTTCCCTGTTGAGGAACACAAAATGCTTTCACAAAGACCAATTTTAAACTTCTACAGAATTTTCCCACTTCAATTATAAATAAGAGTAATATTTCATCTGCAGGTTTGTCTGTTCTGCTTTCTAGTACTGAAAATATGGACATGCAAAAATCAAAAGCTGTCCTTAGTACAGACCAGATTCCCATCTGTTAAAGCCAGTAAAGATTTTCAAACACAGGAACTTCCTAATAAAGCTTTAAATTTAAGACCTCCCTTTACTGGGCTGAGTTGCACTAATATTTTgagttaaatatttataaactgCAATATTCAAACTgttctttctctgctttgttGACATGACTCCTGACACAGAATGACCTGTTCAAGGCAGCTAAATAGTTCAATGGCAGTGTCAGATGTCAAACTGAGCACCTAGATCCTGATATTACTCTCTAATGTAGCCGATTCAGGACATGTAGATTTTAAACCTTTTTGAGACCTCTATTTCTGACATCAAGCATTGTATCTGTGCAGGACCTGAAAGATTACTTACACCTATTATCTGCACGTGAAAGGCAGAATGCCAAATAAAGCTGAAACCTTGTTGAGTGATACTGGCAGCTTTCAGAGCCCACAGCAAGCCTCTCACTTTAACCTAACTTCAAGATTTTATCTACCACCCTAGCTAACCGTTACCTTTGGCAGTTCCTTGAACTATGTGTGGCAAGCAACACCATTacctttgtttttaattttttgcttttcattgaTTATCTTTTCTCCTTGATCTGTTTC
Above is a window of Lonchura striata isolate bLonStr1 chromosome Z, bLonStr1.mat, whole genome shotgun sequence DNA encoding:
- the INIP gene encoding SOSS complex subunit C gives rise to the protein MAANPSGQGFQNKNRVAILAELDKEKRKLLMQNQSSTNHPGASIALTRSPLNKDFRDHAEQQHIAAQQKAALQHAHAHSSGYFITQDSAFGNLILPVLPRLEAE